The sequence GGATTCGGCGGACACAACGTGGCACTTGCCTTCGGCAAGTACTGAGTGTTCGGGGGGAAAGGAACGATCTCGGCGAAATGACAGGGTTGGCTACGGGGAGCGGACTCCCCAATGTTGTCGTCACAGGCGTTGCCATGACGACTGCCCTGGCGACCGATGCGACAACCACGTGGCAGAAGCTGCTCGACGGGCACAGCGGCATCCGTAAACTCGACGATCCCTTCGTCGAGGAGTACGACCTCCCCGTGCGCATCGGTGGGCATCTCCTCGAGGACTTCGAGGACGAGCTGACGCGTATCGAGCTCCGGAGGCTGTCGTATCTGCAGAGGATGTCGACGGTGTTGAGCCGGCGGGTCTGGAAGGACGCGGGCGACCCGGAGGTGGATCCGAAGCGGCTGATGGTGTCGATCGGCACCGGTATGGGTTCCAGCGAGGAACTCCTCTTCGCCTATGACGGCATGCGGCAGAAGGGCCTGCGCGCGGTTTCGCCGCTCGCGGTCCAGATGTACATGCCCAACGCGGCGGCAGCCGCAGTCGGTTTGGAGCGCAAGGCGAGGGCCGGGGTCATCACCCCCGTCTCGGCCTGCGCCTCCGGCTCAGAAGGCATTGCACACGCGTGGCGCAACATCGTGCTCGGCGAGGCCGACATGGCGATCTGCGGCGGCGTCGAGACGAAGATCGAGGCGGTGCCGATCGCAGGATTCGCTCAGATGCGAATCGTGTTGTCCACCACCAACGATGATCCGGCCGGGGCATGCCGCCCGTTCGA is a genomic window of Mycobacterium sp. ITM-2016-00318 containing:
- the kasB gene encoding 3-oxoacyl-ACP synthase KasB, translated to MTGLATGSGLPNVVVTGVAMTTALATDATTTWQKLLDGHSGIRKLDDPFVEEYDLPVRIGGHLLEDFEDELTRIELRRLSYLQRMSTVLSRRVWKDAGDPEVDPKRLMVSIGTGMGSSEELLFAYDGMRQKGLRAVSPLAVQMYMPNAAAAAVGLERKARAGVITPVSACASGSEGIAHAWRNIVLGEADMAICGGVETKIEAVPIAGFAQMRIVLSTTNDDPAGACRPFDKDRNGFVFGEAGALIVIETEEHAKARGATILARLMGASITSDGFHIVAPDPNGEQAGHAMTRAIQLAGLKPTDIDHINAHATGTSVGDVAEGQAINNTMGGHKPAVYAPKSALGHSVGAVGAVESILTVLALKNGVIPPTLNLKNLDPDIDLDVVSGSPRPGNYNYAINNSFGFGGHNVALAFGKY